A stretch of the Hippoglossus hippoglossus isolate fHipHip1 chromosome 1, fHipHip1.pri, whole genome shotgun sequence genome encodes the following:
- the LOC117762223 gene encoding hydroperoxide isomerase ALOXE3-like — protein MVNYEVTVYTTNCTFAATFNNVNIKLVGTEGKSNRSWLFSIIGSLALFKGDVAHFTVSCPKSLGTLFLIELDKQDFLLFQDSWYPSKVEVRSPEGDTYCFPVHRWITDREVHRFREGKAVKAFEETNTLATYAREQELIGRKKDYCWDESKKGLPHCIKGEIPLSLPPEVTFSYTKHTEFFWTAAIGQAEQHLKGLEKRNESWTDIDALDRVFTYRTTDMSEYVQELWQEDEFFAYQYLNGVNPIMIRCCKVLPKNFPVTNDMVFLHGHGSLTKEIERGNIFLCDYKRLDGVTPNTINGKKQYLMAPLVLFHKRQGKLMPIAIQLKQTPADDNPIFLPTDSAYDWMMAKIFVRSADFQEHQLNVHLLRTHLLAEVFAVSLLRNVPMVHPLYKLLVPHTRYTLQINIMARLALISEKGVFTEFAASGGEAMITIMERSLSSMTYKSLCIPDDVDERGVRDIPNYYYKDDGLKLWDIIFKFVEGVLSYYYKTDDVVVKDSELQDWIQDIFEHGFLSQEQTGIPQKLSTVDELIKFVTMVIFTCSCQHSAVNSGQYDYGAWMPNTPISLQRPPPTTKGPKENIMMQTLPDISTTVKGMSTMWLLSKESSDFVPLGQYPEQYFTEGFPRKQIKRFQRKLHQLSVDIKIRNEPLNLPYTYLDPASFENSVAI, from the exons ATGGTGAATTACGAAGTAACAGTTTACACCACCAACTGCACCTTTGCCGCCACCTTCAACAATGTCAACATTAAGCTGGTGGGCACAGAAGGGAAGAGCAATCGCAGCTGGCTTTTTAGCATCATAGGGTCTCTGGCCCTCTTCAAAGGAGAC GTTGCACATTTCACTGTCAGCTGCCCCAAATCCCTTGGAACATTGTTCCTGATAGAGCTAGACAAGCAGGATTTCCTATTGTTCCAAGACTCTTGGTACCCCTCTAAAGTGGAGGTGAGATCCCCTGAAGGAGACACATACTGCTTTCCTGTCCACCGCTGGATCACTGACCGTGAGGTGCACCGCTTCAGAGAGGGAAAAG CTGTGAAAGCCTTTGAAGAAACCAACACTCTTGCCACGTACGCCAGGGAGCAGGAGCTCATTGGTCGAAAGAAAGACTACTG CTGGGATGAGTCGAAAAAAGGACTACCTCACTGCATTAAGGGGGAaattcctctttctctgcctcctgagGTTACGTTCTCCTACACCAAGCATACTGAGTTTTTTTGGACTGCAGCAATTGG GCAGGCTGAGCAGCACCTGAAAGGACTGGAAAAACGCAACGAGTCATGGACTGACATCGATGCGCTTGATCGGGTGTTCACCTACAGGACGACTGACATGTCAG AATATGTCCAGGAACTATGGCAGGAGGATGAATTCTTTGCCTACCAGTATCTAAATGGTGTCAACCCCATAATGATCAGATGCTGCAAAGTACTGCCAAAAAACTTTCCAGTCACTAATGACATGGTCTTCCTCCATGGTCATGGTAGCTTGACAAAAGAAATAGAG AGAGGCAACATATTCCTTTGTGACTACAAGCGTTTGGATGGAGTGACACCAAACACCATCAATGGGAAGAAGCAGTACTTGATGGCCCCCCTCGTCCTGTTCCACAAAAGACAGGGCAAGTTGATGCCAATTGCTATTCAG CTGAAGCAAACCCCCGCAGATGACAATCCAATCTTTCTTCCCACTGACTCTGCGTATGACTGGATGATGGCCAAGATCTTTGTGAGAAGTGCAGATTTCCAAGAACATCAACTCAATGTTCACCTGCTGCGCACTCAcctgctggctgaagttttcgCAGTGTCACTTCTGCGCAATGTGCCCATGGTGCATCCACTGTACAAG CTCCTTGTACCTCACACTCGCTACACTCTGCAAATCAACATCATGGCTCGACTTGCTCTAATTTCTGAGAAAGGAGTATTCACAGAG TTTGCAGCCTCTGGGGGAGAGGCCATGATCACAATCATGGAGAGATCACTGTCCTCAATGACCTACAAGTCCCTCTGTATACCAGACGACGTTGATGAGCGTGGGGTTAGGGACATACCAAACTACTACTACAAGGATGATGGACTCAAGCTTTGGGATATCATCTTCAA GTTTGTGGAGGGAGTACTCAGCTACTACTACAAGACTGACGACGTGGTTGTGAAggactctgagctgcaggactGGATTCAGGACATTTTTGAACATGGATTCCTTTCTCAAGAACAAACAG GAATTCCACAGAAACTTTCCACCGTGGATGAGCTGATCAAGTTTGTCACCATGGTGATCTTCACCTGCTCATGCCAGCACTCAGCTGTGAACAGTGGACAG TATGACTATGGTGCCTGGATGCCCAACACTCCCATCTCCCTGCAGCGTCCTCCGCCAACAACAAAGGgaccaaaagaaaacattatgaTGCAGACTTTGCCTGACATCAGCACCACAGTTAAGGGCATGTCCACCATGTGGCTGCTCAGCAAGGAGTCTTCTGACTTT GTCCCGCTTGGCCAGTACCCGGAGCAATATTTCACTGAGGGTTTTCCCCGCAAACAGATAAAGCGCTTCCAGCGAAAACTTCACCAGTTGAGTGTTGACATCAAAATCAGAAACGAACCTCTGAATCTGCCGTACACGTACTTGGATCCAGCCAGCTTTGAAAATAGTGTTGCCATTTGA